In Triticum aestivum cultivar Chinese Spring chromosome 5B, IWGSC CS RefSeq v2.1, whole genome shotgun sequence, the following proteins share a genomic window:
- the LOC123113159 gene encoding manganese-dependent ADP-ribose/CDP-alcohol diphosphatase, translated as MAAANGLAHASAKKPLFTFGIIADVQYADIPDGCSFLGVPRYYRHSISVLQRAVSTWNEQGNINFSINFGDTIDGFCPKDKSLWAMQKVIDEFEKFDGPTYHMFGNHCLYNLPRSKLVALLKMPTDSDRAYYDFSPCPEYRFVVLDAYDFSALGWPHDHPVTAAALKLLDEKNPNTDKNSPDGLFGVDRRFVKFNGAVGKEQLSWLNDVLQDASDRRQNVILCSHLPMDPGAVYPAALMWNYDEVMSIVRRYNCVRACFAGHDHKGGYSVDSHGVHHRTLEAALECPPGTSAFGRIEAYPDKLLLVGSDGMADTEMCFRSSDRAAL; from the coding sequence ATGGCTGCCGCAAACGGACTAGCCCATGCATCTGCCAAGAAGCCCTTGTTCACATTTGGCATCATTGCTGATGTCCAGTACGCCGATATCCCAGACGGCTGCTCGTTCCTCGGCGTCCCACGCTACTACCGGCACAGCATCAGCGTCCTTCAAAGAGCTGTCAGCACATGGAATGAGCAAGGCAATATCAATTTCTCCATCAACTTTGGAGACACCATCGACGGGTTCTGCCCAAAGGACAAGTCGTTGTGGGCAATGCAGAAGGTCATTGACGAGTTTGAGAAGTTCGATGGCCCGACCTACCACATGTTTGGCAACCATTGCCTCTACAACCTTCCTCGGAGCAAGCTGGTGGCATTGTTGAAGATGCCGACGGATTCTGATCGCGCGTATTATGACTTCTCACCATGTCCTGAGTACAGATTTGTTGTTCTGGATGCTTATGATTTCAGCGCACTTGGCTGGCCTCATGATCATCCTGTAACCGCAGCAGCATTGAAGCTCCTCGATGAAAAGAACCCAAACACCGACAAGAACAGCCCTGACGGTCTTTTTGGCGTCGACAGGCGGTTTGTGAAGTTCAATGGTGCAGTTGGCAAGGAGCAGCTGTCCTGGCTCAACGATGTCCTCCAGGATGCATCGGACCGCCGGCAGAACGTCATCCTATGCAGTCATCTCCCAATGGACCCTGGCGCAGTGTACCCAGCAGCTCTTATGTGGAACTATGATGAGGTGATGTCTATCGTTCGACGATACAACTGTGTTAGGGCCTGCTTTGCCGGGCACGACCACAAGGGTGGCTACTCAGTGGACTCCCACGGCGTGCACCATCGCACCCTCGAGGCTGCGCTGGAGTGTCCTCCCGGCACCAGTGCATTCGGGCGTATCGAAGCCTATCCTGACAAGCTATTGCTTGTAGGCTCTGATGGAATGGCTGATACTGAAATGTGTTTTCGGTCATCGGATCGAGCTGCGCTGTAG